From the genome of Sporosarcina sp. 6E9, one region includes:
- a CDS encoding holo-ACP synthase, translating into MNIGVDMACFSEFSRILQNEKYKNFIFTDNELALATNYSLSRQLEFLVGRFCAKEALVKALGSGFLQEDMIKWKDIEILRNKKHAPIGILYNNAKDTFHNKGYKEMKISITHKKDVVICSALLY; encoded by the coding sequence ATGAATATAGGAGTAGATATGGCATGTTTTTCGGAGTTTTCTCGAATCCTACAAAACGAAAAATACAAGAATTTCATATTCACAGACAATGAGCTTGCTTTAGCTACAAATTATTCATTAAGTAGGCAACTGGAATTTTTAGTAGGAAGATTTTGTGCGAAGGAAGCACTCGTTAAAGCACTCGGTTCCGGATTTCTTCAGGAGGATATGATTAAGTGGAAAGATATTGAAATACTTAGGAATAAGAAGCATGCGCCAATTGGAATTCTTTATAATAATGCTAAAGATACTTTTCACAATAAAGGATATAAAGAAATGAAAATATCAATTACTCACAAAAAAGACGTTGTAATTTGTTCGGCGTTGTTGTATTGA
- a CDS encoding GNAT family N-acetyltransferase, whose protein sequence is MEKKVIITHLEKENVEERINLLLDFHVQKNLNHTSMLVSKDELRNMSLERIKSGQNILRFYVVKSPNKQVIGYCWISSIDWIEQSCELSISIFPEFRVGYGLLALLEMYEYLYQHLNMKTIVNQSLEGNSLLLAKNSSIKENAIRSDFDSYTFGRYRSSYLWTQTIDEYKKIGKLRSEKLAKLKSKLKSKMKV, encoded by the coding sequence GTGGAAAAAAAAGTGATTATTACTCATTTGGAAAAAGAAAATGTAGAGGAAAGAATCAATCTTTTGTTAGACTTCCATGTCCAAAAAAATCTGAATCATACCTCTATGTTAGTAAGTAAAGATGAACTTAGAAATATGAGTTTGGAAAGAATAAAGAGCGGTCAAAATATTTTAAGGTTTTATGTGGTTAAATCCCCCAACAAACAAGTAATTGGATACTGCTGGATTTCCAGCATTGATTGGATTGAGCAAAGTTGCGAATTGTCAATTAGTATTTTTCCTGAATTTCGAGTTGGATATGGTTTATTGGCTCTTTTGGAAATGTATGAATACTTATACCAGCACTTAAATATGAAAACAATTGTAAATCAGTCATTGGAAGGGAACAGCCTACTATTAGCTAAAAATAGTAGTATTAAAGAAAACGCTATAAGAAGTGACTTTGACTCTTATACATTCGGAAGATATCGAAGCTCATATTTATGGACGCAAACCATTGATGAATATAAAAAAATCGGGAAACTGAGAAGTGAAAAATTAGCTAAACTTAAATCAAAATTAAAAAGCAAGATGAAAGTATAA
- a CDS encoding GNAT family N-acetyltransferase: MMLVGYRKIHEPILKWNWVPGEIIYIQSDTSLYYPWKVKFTNNEHSSLLVVPEKAFVLIEGIDYINRHAKLQMGIIFKGEIDAEQLLHEALDYAFNKLKLNRIYGYLMLDNRGGREILVSKGFTNEGCIPKELYWDNKIRDREIWSILKKEWVKSI; this comes from the coding sequence ATGATGTTAGTAGGTTATCGTAAAATTCATGAGCCCATTTTGAAATGGAATTGGGTTCCAGGTGAGATAATATATATTCAGAGTGATACTTCATTATACTATCCTTGGAAAGTAAAATTCACCAATAATGAGCATAGCTCATTATTGGTGGTCCCGGAAAAAGCCTTTGTCCTAATAGAAGGAATTGATTATATAAATAGGCATGCTAAGCTGCAGATGGGAATTATATTCAAAGGAGAAATTGACGCGGAACAACTATTGCATGAGGCATTAGATTATGCTTTTAATAAGTTGAAATTAAATAGAATATACGGCTACCTAATGTTAGATAACAGAGGAGGAAGGGAAATTTTAGTTAGCAAGGGTTTTACTAATGAAGGGTGTATTCCTAAAGAGCTTTATTGGGATAATAAAATAAGAGATAGAGAGATTTGGTCTATTCTGAAAAAAGAGTGGGTAAAAAGCATATGA